A window from Anomalospiza imberbis isolate Cuckoo-Finch-1a 21T00152 chromosome 30, ASM3175350v1, whole genome shotgun sequence encodes these proteins:
- the LOC137463851 gene encoding olfactory receptor 14J1-like: MFFFLLNLALSDLGSICTTVPKAMHNSLWDTSTISYTGCAAQLFFFVFFISAEFSLLTIMCYDRYVSICKPLHYGTLLGSRACAHMAAAAWASAFLTALLHTANAFSLPLCHGNALGQFFCEIPHILKLSCSKSYLRKLGVSVVTTSLAFGCFVFIVFSYVQIFRAVLRIPSEQGRHKAFSTCLPHLAVVSLFLITAAFAHLKPPSISSPSLDLALSVLYSVVPPALNPLIYSLRNQELKAAVRRLMTGCLQKH, encoded by the coding sequence atgttcttcttcctgctcaacctggccctcagcgacctgggctccatctgcaccactgtccccaaagccatgcacaattccctctgggacaccagcaccatctcctacacaggatgtgctgctcagctctttttctttgtgttcttcatctcagcagagttttccctcctgaccatcatgtgctatgaccgctacgtgtccatctgcaaacccctgcactacgggaccctcctgggcagcagagcttgtgcccacatggcagcagctgcctgggccagtgcctttctcactgctctgctgcacacagccaatgcattttccctgcccctgtgccatggcaatgccctgggccagttcttctgtgaaatcccacacatcctcaagctctcctgctccaaatcctacctcaggAAACTTGGAGTTTCTGTTGTCACTACCTCCTTagcatttggttgttttgtgttcattgttttctcctatgtgcagatcttcagggctgtgctgaggatcccctctgagcagggacggcacaaagccttttccacctgcctccctcacctggccgtggtctccctgttcctcatcacagcagcatttgctcacctgaagcccccctccatctcctccccatccctggatctggccctgtcagttctgtactcagtggtgcctccagccctgaaccccctcatctacagcctgaggaaccaggagctcaaggctgcagtgaggagactgatgactggatgccttcagaaacattaa